GCGCGGCCGGGGCGCTCTGCAGCTCCAGGGTGTCGAGCCAGGCCAGGTCTGCCGGCTCCGGCGCGTCCTGGCGCCCGCAGGCGGCGGTGCCCACCAGGGTGGACAGGACGAGGGCAGTTTTGAGGACACGCATACGTCAGCTCCTGCTGGACACTTGAATCATTTCGCGCCCCTCGGGGCGCCGAAACACCGCGGATCTGCTGGGCTTTCGTCTCAAACCCCTCCACCCGCGGCGCGAGCGGACGCCCCCTGTAGTGCAGGGACCGGGCCAGAACAACGGCCGCTACAATCGGAAGTATTTGTGATCAAATAATATAGCGGTTTTGGGGGCGTTTTGGAAGCCCCGCGGGGCTCCGCGCGGCCCGCTTGCGTGCGGGGACGGGGAGACGCATGGTTCGGCGTTTCGCCGGGCGCCGGGACGCCGGAAACCATCACATGAGCGACGATACGATCGCCCGGCTCGCGCAGGCGGAGCTGGGAGACGACGCGCGCGCCGCCCTGCCGTTCCTGGAGGCGGCCGCCGGCCAGCTCGCGGCGCCGCTGCGGGTGGGTGGGCGCACGCCCGCCCCCGGGGAGCTGCGGGTGGCCGCGGAGTGCGTGCTCCGCCTCCTGCGGCTCGCCGCCTCGCCGGAGGAGGCGGGCGGCGGACCGGAGGCCGCGGGTGCGCGGCTGGCGGCGGATCCCCTCCTCGCGTCCGTCCTCTTCCAGAACGTGGACCTGCTCTACGAGGCCGGCTTCCGCCACGCCGACGCGGTGAGCCTGGCCGTGGTGCACGCGCTGGGGCCCCTGGGAGGGGCCGGGGCCGGCTGAGGAGGAAGCGGCTCGCGGCGGGAGCGGTTCTTGCGCCTGCGCGCCGCATCCGCGCCCGTACCGTACGAGAACGGCGGGCCCGACCGACGACCTGAACGAGGATCGCATGCTTTCGACGATGCGCAGGGAGATCCGCACCCGGGTGCTCCCGGTGCTGTGCGCGGCAGGGGCCGCGCTGGCCGCCGGCTGCGCCATCAACCCCGTCACCGGCCAGCGTCAGCTCGCGCTGATCTCCGAGTCGCAGGAGATCCAGATCGGGCAGCAGGCCGCGCAGGAGGTGGCGCAGAGTCTCGGGCTGGTGAACGACGACGCGCTGCAGGCCTACGTGCAGCGGCTGGGCGCCCGGCTCGCGGCCGCCTCGGAGCGGCCGGGCCTGCCCTGGACCTTCCGGGTGGTGGACGACCCCACGCCCAATGCCTTCGCGCTGCCGGGCGGGTACATCTTCATCACCCGCGGGATGATGAACCTGATGGACTCGGAGGCCGAGCTGGCCGCCGTCCTGGGGCACGAGATCGGCCACGTCACCGCCCGCCACTCGGTGACGCAGATCAGCCGGGCGCAGCTCGCGCAGCTCGGGCTGGGGGTGGGGTCCATCTTCTTCCCCTCCGCCGCGCAGCAGCTCGGCGGCCTGGCCTCCGGGGGACTGCAGCTCCTCTTCCTCAGCTACGGGCGGGACGCGGAGCGGCAGTCGGACGAGCTGGCCTTCAAGTACGCCCTGAGCCAGGGGTACGACGTGCGGGAGATGGACGACATCTTCGCCACGCTGCAGCGGATCGGCGAGGCCGAGGGGCGGAGCCCCCTCCCGAGCTGGCAGTCGTCCCACCCGGCCCCGGCGGAGCGGATCCAGGCGGTGGAGGCGCGCCTGGCCACGCTCACCGGGAACGAGCGGCTCACGCTGGGCGCCGCGGAGTACCTGGGGCAGATCGACGGGCTGGCGTACGGGGAGAACCCGCGGAACGGCTTCTTCCGGGGCGGGCTCTTCCTCCACCCGGACCTGCGCTTCCAGCTCCGCTTCCCGGAGGGGTGGCGGACGCAGAACCTTTCGCAGTCGGTCACGGCGGTGAGCCCGCGCCAGGACGCGGTCATCCAGCTCAGCCTGGCCGGCGCGACGAGCGCGGAGGACGCGGCCCGGCGCTTCCTCGCGCAGCAGGGGGTGCAGGGCGGGCAGACCTTCCGCGACCGCATCAACGGCGTCCCCGCCGTGGTCAGCGCCTTCCAGGCGCAGACGCAGCAGGGCGTGATCGCGGGCCGGGCGGCCTTCCTGGAGTACGGGGGGAAGGTCTACCAGATCCTCTCGTACACCCCCGGAGCCGCCTTCAACGCCTACGACCGGACCTTCCAGGGGGTGATCGGCTCCTTCGCGCCGGTGACGGACCCGGAGGTGCTGAACGTGATCGCGCCGCGGGTGGACATCGTCCGCCTGGACCGGGCTATGTCGCTCACGGAGTTCAACCGCCGGTTCCCCTCGGTGATCCCCCTGGAGGAGCTGGCGCTCATCAACCAGGTGGTCGACGTGAACGCCGCCCTCCCCGTGGGGAAGCTGCTGAAGCGGATCATCCGGGAGCCGGCGCGGCGCTGAGCCTGGCCCTTCCCGGGGCGTCCGCCGCGCGCCATCTTGCCTGTCGGGCCGTCCGGCCCGGCAGGCGCTTTCGTTCCCCTCCCGCCCCGGAGCTCCCACCATGCGCGGCGACCTGCACGAGGCCAACCGCCGCTCCTGGAACGCCGCCACGGCGGCGCACAACTCCCACAAGGGCGACCAGGCGGCGTGGCTGCGCGGCGGGGGGAGCACGCTCTTCCCGGAGGAGCGCGATCTCCTGGGCGAGGTTGCGGGGCGCACGCTGCTGCACCTGCAGTGCAACGCGGGGCAGGACACGCTGAGCCTGGCCGCGCTGGGCGCCGACGCGGTCGGGGTGGACATCAGCGACGAGGCCGTCGCCTTCGCGCGGAGGCTCTCGGCGGAATCCGGGATCCCGGCCGTCTTCGAGCGCGCGGACGTGTACGACTGGCTGGAGGAGGCGGCGCGCGCGGGGCGCCGGTTCGACCGGGTGTTCTCCTCGTACGGAGCGGTCTGCTGGCTGTCGGAGCTGGGGCCGTGGGCGCGGGGGATCGCCGGGGTGCTCGGAGGCGGCGGGCACTTCGTGCTGGTGGATTTCCACCCCGTGGCGGCGATGTTCGACGCGCGGATGCGGCTGGTCTTCCCCTACTCCGGCGGGCGGGCGATCCGCTCCGAGGAGGGGATCCGGGACTACGTCGCCTGGTCCGGGGAGGGGCTGCTGCACGGGGCGGAGTACCGCGAGGGGGTGGTGGACTTCCGCAACCCGCACCCGTCGCACGAGTTCGCCTGGGGGGTGGGGGAGGTGGTCGGGGCGCTCCTGGAGGCGGGGCTCACGCTGGAGGCGCTGCGGGAGTGGCCGTACTCCAACGGCTACGCGCCCTTCGAGGGGATGCGCCCGCTCCCGGGGCGGCGCTGGGCGCCGCCGGAGGGAGTGCCGGAGATGCCACTGATGTACGGCCTCTCGGCCCGGAAGCCGGGGTGAGGGCGATTGTCGGGATGGTGGAAACTGCCTGGATTTCCACCATTCATCCCCGGAGGAGGAGCATGGCCCTGAACATCAAGAACCCCGAGGCCGAGCGCCTCGCGCGCGAGCTGGCCCGGGCGACGGGCGAGAACATCACCCAGGCGGTCACCCAGGCGCTTCGCGAGCAGCTCATCCGGAAGACCGGGCGCAAGGACAAGGCTGGGCTGCGCGAGGAGATCCGGCAGATCCAGGAACTTCAACCAGCACCCGGTGCTGGACGATCGATCCCCGGACGAGATCATCGGCTACGACGAGCACGGCCTGCCGGCCTGACGCATGGTCGCAGACCCTCGGCGCTCGTCGCCGTTCTGCTCCGGGAGCCGACCGCGGACCGGCTCGCATGGTAGGCGACAGCGTGCACTTGAAATACGGGAAGGCCGGGATTAATGTTGGCGCCTGCAGGGCCGCCGTCCGGGCGCGCCGACAAGCGCAATCAGCACACCCAGTTGAACGGAGTCAGCAGAATGGCAGTCGCGGAGAAGGAACAGCTCGAGACCTTCGAGTTCCAGGCCGAGGTGCAGCAGCTCCTGAAGCTGGTGATCAACTCGCTCTACACCGACAAGGACATCTTCCTGCGCGAGCTGGTCTCCAACGCCTCCGACGCGCACGACCGCCTGCGGCTGGAGGCGCTCACGCGCCCGGAGATCGTGGCCGAGGGCGAGCCGGAGATCCGCGTGATCCCCGACGAGAAGGCGCGCACGCGCACGCTCACGCTGCGCGACAACGGCATCGGGATGAGCCGCCAGGAGGTGATCTCCAACATCGGCACCATCGCCAAGTCCGGGACGGCGGAGATGCTGCGCTCCCTGAAGGAGAAGCCCGCCGGCGAGGGCGCCGCGCAGCTCATCGGCCAGTTCGGCGTGGGCTTCTACTCGTCGTTCATGGTGGCCGACCGGGTGGAGCTGGTCACCCGCCGCGCCGGCGAGGCCACGGCGACGCACTGGGAGAGCACCGGCGACGGGAGCTACACCATCTCCGAAGCGGAGCGCGAGGGGCACGGCACCACCATCACGCTGCACCTCAAGCCCGTGGACCGGGAGAACGGGATCGACGACTACGCCGAGCGCTGGACGCTGACCCGCATCATCAAGCAGCACTGCGACTTCATCACCTACCCAATCGTCCTCGTCGCCGAGAAGGAAGTGGACGCGATGGAGGCCGGGCAGGACGCCCCGGAGGCCGAGGCGCGGGAGATCGAGGAGAAGGTCCTCAACTCGCGCCTCCCGATCTGGGCGCGCTCGCCCTCGGAGGTGAAGGAGGAGGAGTACCGGGACTACTACAAGA
This sequence is a window from Longimicrobiaceae bacterium. Protein-coding genes within it:
- a CDS encoding type II toxin-antitoxin system VapB family antitoxin translates to MALNIKNPEAERLARELARATGENITQAVTQALREQLIRKTGRKDKAGLREEIRQIQELQPAPGAGRSIPGRDHRLRRARPAGLTHGRRPSALVAVLLREPTADRLAW
- a CDS encoding M48 family metalloprotease encodes the protein MLSTMRREIRTRVLPVLCAAGAALAAGCAINPVTGQRQLALISESQEIQIGQQAAQEVAQSLGLVNDDALQAYVQRLGARLAAASERPGLPWTFRVVDDPTPNAFALPGGYIFITRGMMNLMDSEAELAAVLGHEIGHVTARHSVTQISRAQLAQLGLGVGSIFFPSAAQQLGGLASGGLQLLFLSYGRDAERQSDELAFKYALSQGYDVREMDDIFATLQRIGEAEGRSPLPSWQSSHPAPAERIQAVEARLATLTGNERLTLGAAEYLGQIDGLAYGENPRNGFFRGGLFLHPDLRFQLRFPEGWRTQNLSQSVTAVSPRQDAVIQLSLAGATSAEDAARRFLAQQGVQGGQTFRDRINGVPAVVSAFQAQTQQGVIAGRAAFLEYGGKVYQILSYTPGAAFNAYDRTFQGVIGSFAPVTDPEVLNVIAPRVDIVRLDRAMSLTEFNRRFPSVIPLEELALINQVVDVNAALPVGKLLKRIIREPARR
- a CDS encoding class I SAM-dependent methyltransferase; protein product: MRGDLHEANRRSWNAATAAHNSHKGDQAAWLRGGGSTLFPEERDLLGEVAGRTLLHLQCNAGQDTLSLAALGADAVGVDISDEAVAFARRLSAESGIPAVFERADVYDWLEEAARAGRRFDRVFSSYGAVCWLSELGPWARGIAGVLGGGGHFVLVDFHPVAAMFDARMRLVFPYSGGRAIRSEEGIRDYVAWSGEGLLHGAEYREGVVDFRNPHPSHEFAWGVGEVVGALLEAGLTLEALREWPYSNGYAPFEGMRPLPGRRWAPPEGVPEMPLMYGLSARKPG